The DNA window gaatggtgccaaaaacaaaaaacatccagtgagcggcagttctgtggacagaaatgcttgttgatgagagaattcaatggagaatggccagattggttccagttgacagaaaggctacggtaactcggataaccactctgtacaattgtggtgagaagaatatcatctcagaatgcacaacacgtcgaaccatgaggcggatgggctacaacagcagaaaaccatgtagggcactttattaggaccatagtgttcctaataaagtgctcagtgagtgtatatacagtatgtgtgtatatatatgcatgcATGTAGCCTATCCTTGTGGCTAAACAAAATTGTGGATATTGAAACAAGTCCATGAGGAAACAAACTTGCACACTACCCATGAAGCCATGTCaataaatagaaaatgtacagtacataaagcaAAGGAACATGAACCACTTGCAAGAAACACTCACCTGGGAGACTCCAAAGTCCAGAAACTTCTAGAGTCTTCAATTTCCTTTCCAAACCAGTAACTCGATTTCCTAGAATTCTATGAAGTGTAATAAATTCAcccaataaagatttttaaaatattcttGTGAAAAATATTTGTGCATACAGGTTGTCTGAATATGTAGGTTTTGATATATTTGAATGTTGTTATAAGCTCCGCTATGAATGATGACAGATGGACTCATTGGAAACATAAGATCTAAATGGGCACAATTGTATAGACTACCAACCAAAAACTCTTTAAAAGAGTATAAttgagatacacacacacacacacacacacctgttggtCTGCTTCTGGTGTTGAATAATTAAGTTCTTCTCATGAATGGTCTCCAGTAACGCTGTTGCTAAAGACTTCAGATCAGAGATAGACTGAGGTGTGGCTGGTAGACTGCAACCATTATCCTCTGACAACAGCTCTTGCACTGCAGACAGCAAGAATaaggtttttgtgtgtttgcaccAGTGTATGCAGTCATTTGATATGCTGAATTTCGACATATCTTCACTTCCTTGTCCATTAAATTCTTAAATTTTCTATGAAAGTCCTGAATGAGACAAATAATTCACATAATCACCTTGTTTAGGAGAAAGGACTCCAGTAAGAGCACTACTATTAGACTTGCCCCCAATTTTTGAGTTTCTTCTTCGATCCAAAGCAGTCTGCAAGATATCCAGACAAACAGCAATCATTCATTAACAGTTTTATGTATGTTAGCAACCAAAAATTGAGTGTTATggaattaatccttattaattgaaaacaaaaaacacataggCTTACCTTATATTTCTGTATGTTACTCTTCAAAAGGCTGACCTCCTCTTGAACTTGTTTTAATCTCTCATGTAAATATCTGTGAAGGAATAAGACATTACCTTTTACTCTAAATCTAAATTGAACACTGGAAAACATCAGCCAACCAAAACTCAGATCAGATTACTAGAGGATCATAACTTTCATTTCACGACTACTGTTACAACTTATCTATTTTGAAACTatagaataagatttttttttggtGGTAGCTGGTTTTACATGGTTTCGTTTATGTAATGTATTCATCTGTAGTTTATGATGGTCTAAATACTTGATCAGCTGGTGAGGCCAGTATCAATTCGGTAGACCATGGTGGCCATGCTGGTAAGGGCTGGTAGACCACGTTGGaccagcaaaaaaaacaaaacatattccaAGCTAGACCAGTGGCTCTTAACCAGGGTGCCGGCACCACTAGGGAgcctcagcaaacttccaagggggCTGCAAGAtgactcaaataaaaataaaaaaatgtcagattaaaataatcaaatttaattaaaatgctaaaaacgaaaaaaaaaaaaatggatgtggATAAGGCCTACAACTTAAACAACttaaaagaataatataaatTTCAGCAGGACACTGACCTAATGATTTATGTCACGtttagaatatctgaaggcaaacatgagcagtaagaacaggagtaggatagaacaAGGTGAAcattttgtcaataatttgtccatttgtCCTTGTAAATCCAGATTTGAATCCCTTTAACTTATGTAAATTGTACTTGCCTTTATGAAAatttaccattgttcttccattttttaacaatggcatttgtaatgataaagGCCACAATCACAGGTCAGACCATGACTGGCTCTACAATACTGTTTTTAGGCTAATGTAGATAGTCttactaaaaaataaactataggcTATTATTTGATATGAAAAACCTatggcctaaacacatttagaaacctttaactacaacttcaCACTAAATAATTCCATGGAGTACAAAAGGTGATATTGGGTAGATTAAACTAAGTCAgctttcaatttcattgcatctttttccataaaattgaaaaatacattaatcttttttttttttttttttgcactaatgGAAGAAAGTCCTAAGGATCTGGATCAAAATAAAGGTAAGCGaatgacagaataattattaataacaaaaatgaaGTTTATAGACTCGCCCTAATCATTTTAATATGCATCtataccagttagtgttactgcagttaaaaagtttaatttggaTGTTGATAAAACCCTGGTAATCAGTGTTGATGCATTTCACAGAGTTGTCTCTTTACTTCATCAGTGCTGttaatgtcagggctgtctagcCATTTGAGAAGTTTAAATTCGTCCATATAGagctttatactagaatgttctcttTAGAATTCAAATGGATCACATAAGCCGCGATGTAAAGTGAATCACGTAAGTTTTGCTCTGCGCTGTCCAAGAGTTCTGGCTTAATCTCTGGAGCATGCTGATGTGCGCTGCGGCTGTTCGTGCAAAACCACGCTTCATTCGCACTGCACAGATGCACGTGCCAGGTGTGAGAAGCATATTTACTACTTATAAAGCGCTGAACACGAGATGAATATAATTCAATTTGTTTAGGTTATGGCTACCCATCAAAGTGGCTAGAAAGAGCGATGGAGTTACCCACCACTGCTGATTTCTACCCACATTTGGctggtgttaatgtcaagccctgtatatatatatatatatatatatatatacacacacacacacacacacacacacacacacacacacacacagtgcattcagaaagttttcacattttgttatgttgcagccttattctaaaatgctttaaattatttttatttttttcacatcaatctacactccataccctataatgacaaagcaaaaaccatatttttgataactttacatatgtattaaaaagaaaaaactgaaatatcacattgacataagtattcagacccttaactcagtacttagttgaagcacctttggcagtgattacagcctcaattcttctctgcagatcctctcaagctctgtcaagttggatggggactgtcgttGGACAGCCATTTtcgatgttcgattgggttcaagtctgggctctggctgggccactcaaggacattcacagagttgtccctaagccactcttgcattgtcttggctgtgtgcttagggtcattgtcctgttggaaggtgaacctttggcccagtctgaggtcctgagtgctctggaccaggttttcattaaggatatctctgtattttgttcagctttctttcaaccctgaccagtcccccagtccctgccactgaaaaacacccccacagcatgatgctaccaccacaatgcttcaccgttgggatggtattctggtttcctccagacatgatgcttggaactgaggccaaacagttcaatattcatttcatcagaccagagaatcttgtttctcacagtctgagagtcctttaggtgcttttttatgtgtcttgcactgagaagAGTCTTCCATCTGGCcattctgccataaagcccagatcggtggagtgttgaaGTGATGGTTGTCCCTCTGCAAGTTTCTcctatctccacacatgatctctggagctcaaccagagtgaccatcgggttcttggtcacctctcttaccaaggcccttctcccccagttGCTCattttggccaggcggccagctctaggaagagtcctggttgtccaaacttcttccatttaagaattatggaggccactctGAATTCTtattgtagccttccccagatctgtgcctcgacacaatctggtctctgagctctgcaggcagttcctttgacctcatggcatggtttttgctctgatatgcattttcagctgtgagaccttatatagacaggtttgtgcctttccaaatcatatacaatcaattaaatttgccacaggtggactccaagcAAAGTGTAGAAATatttcaaagatgatccagagaaatgagatgcacctgagctaaatttcaagtgtcatagcaaagggtctgaatcaaagttatcaaaaatcagttttttgctttgacattatgaggtatggaatgtagattgaggtgaaaaaataaataatttaaagcataaggctgtaacataacaaaatgtgaaaaaatgaaggggtttgaatactttctgaatgcactgtatatacagtagtgtGCAAAAGTttcaggcacttgtgaaaaatgctgcatagtgaggattttttcaaaaagaatgccataaatagttttcatttatcaattaacatcatacaaagtccagtaaacagaaaaaaaaaaaaaagataaatatttggcatgacaacctttgcctttaaaacagctccagttctcctaggtacacctggacacagtttttctttgttgttagcagataggatgttccaagcttcttggagaatttgccacagttcttctatttattttggctgtctcaattgcttctgtctcttcatgtaatcccagactgactcgatgttcagtggggggctctgtgggggtcatgccattggttgcagggctccctgttcttctattctattctactcgcaaaagaaatgtttggtagtctaaaatgtatatttcctattgaagttttttgtttttggcaccattctgagtaaactctagagactgttgtgcgtgaaaatcccaggagattagcagttacagaaatactcaaaccagtccatctggcaccaaaaatcatgccacgctcgaaatcacttagatcacatttttccccattctgatgtttgatgtgaacattaactgaagctcctgatccgtatctgcatgattttatgcattgaactgctgccacacgattggctgattagataatcgcatgaataagtaggtgtacaggtgatcctaataaagtggtcagtgagtgtatatactgtatatatatatatatatatatatatatatatatatatatatatatatatatatataggtatcaTATTAGCAAACCTATTGCACACAATAAGCAGAGCCAATTATTGATAGCTGGTAGTGGTTGGCTATATTAGTGCTATGCTAAAAATCACTGACTTGTTCTCCATGCAGAGGACATCCACGTCAATGATGCGTCTCTCCTGGCCACCCAAAATGTGGTACAGCTCACGGTTGAGACGTTCAGCCTTCTCCTTGAACACAGTCTTCTCTGCCATCATATCCTGCAGTTCATCACTCACTGTCTTCAGACTGTGTTCAAGCTCCTCTCTCTTAAAAACAGTACAAGTGGAGAAACAATTGTCTTTATTTCTAAGAGCAAATCAATACTTTAATTTTCAATAGTGTTATACTTAAAGgtatattcctggttcaatacaagttaaggtcaatggacagcatttgtggcataatattgattaccaaaaaaaaaaaaataaaagaaaaaaaatattttgactcgtccctccttttctttataacaacagaaatagaggttacagtgaggcatttacaaaggaagtgaatggggccaatccgtaaacgttaaaatactcatcgtttcaaaagtatatgttttatataattaatataattaatatgaggtcataaaactgCCTCCATAATAATTAGCTAAATTTAGCTGAAATAGTTTGCGATTATAGCATTTCACACCAAAGTAAATCACAACAATCAAAGGGAATGTAAACTCTCCAAATACAGAGTTATCTTTTACAATACACTGTATGTAAGTTTAAGAGACCCATATTACACCTCAAGGGAAAGCAAAGAATTTACCTGCAGCGCTGCCTTTTCAAGTTGCCTGACCAGGTCTTCTCGCTCATGAGCAGGGAAATGTCTGAACCCAGCTTCATCATCCCCAAGCCTCTGCTTTGTGATAGTCATTCTTAAAAGCTACAGGAAGATATGGGTGGGCTGATAATAATCTATCCATACTGAGGTCTAAAGACACTATGATTATATTGCACATGCTTTTATTTGTGTTTGTAATGTACCTTATTGTCTCCCTGAATCTCACTTAGTCTCTGAGTGAGCTCATTCACCTCTTCTGACAGCTGTTTATTCCTCTCCCGTGAATTCATCAACAACTGTGCCAAATTCACCTGAGTAAGAGAAAGACAGGAaggcagagagaaagaaaaaacaatgacCTGAGAAAACAGTCACACACAGAATGATTAAAATAACATGGTAATGTAAAACCTACTGTAAAAACGAACTTACCTGATTGCGCTTTTCTGGCGGAAGTGAAGGTTCACCATCCTGGAATATATGATAATCACAATTAGGCTTTTCACACTTTGCTATGGCCATTTTTAACCCTCAAGGCCACTTTTTAAACTTgggataaagggatagttcagccaaaaatgaaaattctctcataatttactcaacctcatgccatcccaaatgtgtctgactttctttcttctgctgaaaaaaaaaacaagaaaagatttttagaaaaaaaaactcagctctgttggtccattcaatgcaagtgaatggtggccagaactttaaagcttaaaaaagcacatgaagtcagaataaaagtaatccatacgactccagtggttaaatccatatcttaagaatcaatatgaaaagtgtgggtgagaaactgatcaatagctcactttttactataaatgtccacattcacttccacatttttcttcttttgtttttgaagatttgcattcttcatgaaaatcgccacctactgggcagggaggagaatttatagtaaaaaaggacttaaatattgatgtttctcacctacacctctCATATTGCttgtgaagacatggatttaaccactggagtcatatggattacttttatgctgcctttatgtgcgttttggagcttgcattaaatggaccaacagagctgagatattcttctaaaaatctttgtttgtgttcagcagaaaaaagaaagtcatacacatctgggatggcatgagggtgagtaaatgatgagagaatttgcatttttgggtgaactattcttttagctatgtttataatttaaaattcTTAATTAGCAGTGTTAGCACCTACAAAATTGTGGTATTAAAGTTATACAGTATGAAACAGTGTGGTGCTAGAATGTTGCAACAAGCTGTTTTTCGTCAGACAACCAAtcataaacaaaacaataactgtgtcattaaaggtgctgtaagcaattttagccgttctagttcaatgagactgagccgttggattagccatgccccctttttccaaaaccccacactccaaagataccaaatgagcttcaTTGAGACAGATATAGCGCAGAAatagttgttaaaaacaacagcagcaaatagcgccctcaactgacaactgttatgaacaacatggcttgaaaatgtcagtatgactaatttgctgcaactacactGTGAGAAcatacaaaatgattgacaggtcgaaagcatcATTGTCCGTGGTCcatggagacatttttgtttgctgcttacagagtctacagctgtcacagagactggtgagatatcttacaacacttattttaGTAATATCTCTCACGGAGTAGGAACAAATTTTGCGcacctttccataaaaaaatagcttacagcacctttatgtATCCATGCGCTTTATAGTCACAAAAACCTTCAAGCACTGTTTTAGTTTTAGCATCTGAATAAACTGTTAAAATGCTGAACAGTGAAGACAAATGCGTTAACTGCAGTGATAAAGTGACAGTATTAATTATTAGCAGGTTTAGGTTTTTAAAACAGGTTGCTTGCTCGTTGTGTACTGCACCTTGTAAATACGCTAGTAAGAATGTTAACCTAGGGTTTACAATCGTACAATGTGAAACATGAAAAAAGATGGAACCCTTGGTTACCAATTTCAATTTTGCAAAACTCAAACTGATGAAAAAGGAGCATAGAAATTATCCTTTAAACTgaattaaattgaaaattgtgATCAATAtaaatttaattgaaataaaaacgtAAAGGACATCTAAAGACACACAATTAGTTCTCTGTATTTTTTCTTCAAGCCCTGGTGTCTCTCTCGAAGCTGGTTGGCCATCAGCTTGTACTGGTCTCTCTCCTGCTGACACGTGTCCAGCTCTTTAGAAAGAATGAGAAGGGCATCCTTCTTGCTCTCCAGCTTACGTTTGCATATCAAGAACTGCAGAAAAAAGGAGAAAAGCACCAATGTGGACATGTACGTTTGTGGTAAGacacaaaaatgtaacaaaatacgtCATACTCGTAACGTGATATGTGGATTGAAGAAATGTCAAGCTCTGGTGTATGTCATTGCCTGATAACTGGGTCTGAACTAGATTGGATCTTTGCTAGTGAGAGTCTCCTAAAACCAACGGCATTAGACTGAGATGGCAAATGCCAATGTTACACTGACATTTAATCATTAGcatcttaagaaaataaatatttggctATGCTTGAAGGGAGATGATAAGACTTTTCATTCTATAATTGAGAACTCACTtcaaaagtatgttttttaattATGCAAAGGATGGCCATGTTGATAAACATTCTATACATCCATCTGAAGGGAAGACAGAGTGTAAAGGCAAAATAAACTGCTTTGAGAGTCATGTCACACATTAAACTTATTAAAACTTTGTCGTTATGACATTTTCTGGAATAACGTCTGGAATCTGGAAGTTTTTTACAATTTCACAcaattttatggtcattaatgttcgtaatgctgctattgttttacgCACTtagaatgaacttgatgtctcagtgttttgaattatacaTTTTggccattcactgtcattgctgttagatttaatgtttgtttcattcatgtaatgtttaatgcacttcttaaaaatgtcataaggagctcttttgtgaggctctttttgttagtaataatggaatacattttcttcctctctgtacatttatgttaaaattattatcctactcaaacgcatgtgacataaaataaaatagaattaggttgaaatacaaaagtaatccaaaagtaatcggattagattaccCCCCCccatgtaatctatgagattacgttactgattgcatttttgtcatgtaatttgtaatcagtacctgattactaTTCATAAGTAATCCGCCCAGCATGGCAGATACTGTATGAATTGGTCCATAATGGTATTGCTGACATATTACAGAAGAAACCCCATAGAGACCATTACAGTTTCCATTATAACCAATACAATTACCAATCTGTTAAAACAATTAGGATTTCTGTGAGGgtttctattgtttttttgttttcagcaggGTAGATATTGGAATGAATTAGATATGCTGTGTTAGTGGAGAACATCTAAATGAGCATTTCACACGTTTAATATATTAAAACTTATATCAAGTATATTAAGTTTTGACAATTGTACTCTATTCAAATTCCCATTTCCTAAAGTGCTAGCAGTCCCATATGGACACAACTCGTGCACGCAAGAATTATTATCATGTTCGTGTTTTAGTTAAGCACTCACCTCGTTCACTAAACCTTGCCAATCACTTTCACTTCTCTTCGAAGAGTTCATTTCTTGCAGCATTTGGcgattttattatgtttttgaaaATAACAGCTATAATACATTCGCGCGCATGGATATACACCTCCTGCCCCTTTCAGTCTGTTTACTCTTTGTCAGCTGAGAGATCCGGGTTTGTGAAATACTGAACCAGGATTGATAGCCAAAAGGGCCGGTGTGAACGAGTTACATGTAACATAGAAGTTACATAGAAAAAACATAGAAGTGAAAGGTTACGTGTATTAGTTGCTTTTTATTGTAGAGGAGCTTTAGACTAAATATCCATCCACTAGATGGCGTAAACAAAGTATGGAAAATACAAAAGACACCAGTAACACTTCACATTCCATTTgttaacgtgaactaacaatgaacaatactttaacagtatttattaatattggttaatgttaatttcaacttatagtaatatattttttaaaatcaaaagtataTCTtgaaatgcactatgaactaacatgaacaattgtatttttaattaactaacattaacaaagattaatacaattctgtcaaaaaaaaaaattatgtatataaaatgtatttatttatttactctaacttttgtctttgtgtcttcttggacactgacacctagcggcttggatgcagcatcatttaaaattaatagttttccatttcagatgccattgtagaatgtagtattcacagtcagccatgattactttaatcaatgaatgaaagtaacaggacggttactgagattaagcgagtagtattcggctggccgtgtgattctaacatggcagcccccatgtgcggaccctctccatgcagaataaaacagcttttataaggttactgatatgactggaatcttcattttaatgtgagtggtcatgatttcctacatatattgaaaAATTATGATTCACGTCTTTAGGaggtaaacttttttaatgaggaaaaaatgactatGTGTACCTTTAAATGTAAGGGcaaaaaaaaagtaccaaaactactactactaccatgAATTTTTACACTTGGTATGTCGGCGTAAGGAGTAACATGTAAATTAATATGACAATCATTCAGTATAGTAGCAAGGTATCACCATCTGATCTGACCACCACAGTGGTAAGGCTACAGTACTTTTTCACAGTAGGCCTACAGTacttgtgaataaaagtacaacaATATGAGCTATAACAGACATTTTGGCTATAACTGCAAATAG is part of the Myxocyprinus asiaticus isolate MX2 ecotype Aquarium Trade chromosome 2, UBuf_Myxa_2, whole genome shotgun sequence genome and encodes:
- the ccdc149a gene encoding coiled-coil domain-containing protein 149-A; this translates as MLQEMNSSKRSESDWQGLVNEFLICKRKLESKKDALLILSKELDTCQQERDQYKLMANQLRERHQGLKKKYRELIDGEPSLPPEKRNQVNLAQLLMNSRERNKQLSEEVNELTQRLSEIQGDNKLLRMTITKQRLGDDEAGFRHFPAHEREDLVRQLEKAALQREELEHSLKTVSDELQDMMAEKTVFKEKAERLNRELYHILGGQERRIIDVDVLCMENKYLHERLKQVQEEVSLLKSNIQKYKTALDRRRNSKIGGKSNSSALTGVLSPKQVQELLSEDNGCSLPATPQSISDLKSLATALLETIHEKNLIIQHQKQTNRILGNRVTGLERKLKTLEVSGLWSLPDDRTGRGGPSPWEQDTAGNDSFPNMWRGSRPCPDGGGEEVGTPVTPDNREENFLCGTEFFSPTKVKEGPRTETGPRPVMEGTSILEHLE